From the genome of Thermoplasmata archaeon:
GCGTCCAGTCCTCCGGCGGCGGAGGAGGCGTCATCGACCGGATGCTCTTCAGATAGGGAAGGCTGGCACCGAAGATTCCGAGGACGACAGAGATGAGCACGAACCACCATCCTAGGCCCGCTCCCCACGACCACTGCGTCGAGCCGGTGTTCGTGTTCCCCCAGAACCCGCCCACCGTGAACGTACCCAGGTCGGTCGTGGCGGCTCCCGGAATTGCGACGATCGGATAGAAGATGGCGAGGAGCCCGACCCCGACGGCGAGGAGGGCAGTCACGAGGAGGCCCAGCGTCGACATCGTCCGCCCGATCTTGAGCGAGAACATCGCGAAGACGACGGCCGCCAGGAGGAGGAACGCGACATCGAGGGCGTAGGAGAGGCCTAGGACCCCTCCGATCGCAGGGAAAGGGCTGGAGCCGTACGGGACGATCGTCGTTTGCGTCCATATTCCGTTCCGGAACCGGTCCGTCGCCATCGTCGTCCACGAGAAGCTGCTGACGTCCTGCGTGTTGCCCGTGAAGGCGCCCATGGACCAAACGGGCAGCGCGAGGGCGGGGAGGGCGAGGAGGATGGAGAGGCCGAGGGCGAGCCGGGCGGGACCGAGCCGTACGGCGCGTTGGACCCAGGCCCGCAGCACATCGCGCGGATGCATCGAAAACCTGCAAGCAAGGGGGTGGATAAATAAGGTCCGACGTGAGTTCGCGGGACGTCAGCGGTACAGGACGCTCTCCTCGCGCTTCCGCTCGACGCCCTTCTTGAAGCGCTTGTCGAATTCCTCGTAGAACTTGATCGTGTCCGCATCAATGCTCGGGCGGACGACCTTCCCCGCTTCCTGGAAGTGCGCCGTCGACACGCGGCTCGCCTGCTTGCTCTCCCGGAGCGCGATCATCGCGGCCTCGCGGCACAACCCTTCGATGTCCGCGCCGGAGTAGCCGTCGAGGTCGACCGCGAGCTCTTCGAGGTCGACGCCGTCGAGGGGCATCGTCCTCGTGTGCACCTTGAGGATCGCGAGGCGCGCCTCCCTGTTCGGGGTCGGCACGAGCACGATGCGGTCGAACCGGCCCGTGCGGAGCATCGCCGGATCGAGCCGGTCCGGACGGTTCGTCGCGCCGATCACGACGACACCCTCGAGGGACTCGAGGCCGTCCATCGACGTCAGGAGCTGGTTCACGACCCGCTCGCTCACGCCGCTATCCGAGTCGAATCCACGGACATGGGCGATCGCGTCGAGCTCGTCGAGGAAGATGATACAGGGGGCGACCTGCTTCGCCTTCTTGAAGATCATGCGGACGGCCTTCTCCGATTCGCCGACCCATTTCGACATGACCTCCGGCCCCTTGATCGAGATGAAGTTCGCCTCGGACTCCGTGGCGACGGCTTTGGCGAGCAGCGTCTTGCCGCTCCCGGGCGGGCCGTAGAGCAAGATCCCGCGCGGCGGCCGAATGCCCATCCGCTTGAACGCCTCCGGATCCTTGAGGGGCATCTCGACGGCCTCGCGCAGCTTCGTCTTCACGTCCTCGAGCCCTCCGACGTCGGACCAATTGATGCGCGGCACCTCGACGAGGACCTCCCGCATCGCGCTCGGCTCGACCTCCTTCAGCGCGAGCTTGAAGTCTTCGCTCGTCACGCGCATCTTCTCCAGCGTCTCCGCGGGGATTGGCTTGTCGAGGTCGATGTCCGGGAGGTACCGCCGCAACGTCTTCATCGCCGCTTCTCGGGCGAGAGCGGCGAGGTCCGCCCCCACGAAGCCGTGGCACACGTCGGCGAGTTCGGAAAGAAGCCGGTCCCGATCGTCTTCGGCGCCTTCGATCGGCATGCCTCGCGTGTGGATCTGCAAGACCTCCTTCCGACCCATCCGGTCCGGAACGCCGATCTCGATCTCGCGATCGAAGCGGCCCGGCCGACGCAACGCGGGATCGATCGCCTCGTCGCGGTTCGTCGCGCCGATGACGATGACCTGACCTCGGCCCGAAAGGCCGTCCATGAGGGTGAGGAGCTGCGCGACGACCCGACGCTCGACCTCACCGGTAACCTCTTCCCGCTTCGGGGCGATGGAGTCGAGCTCGTCGATGAACAGGACGCTCGGCGCATTCTTCTGCGCCTCCTCGAACTTCTCCCGGAGGCGCTCTTCGCTCTGGCCGTAATACTTGGACATGATCTCCGGGCCCTGGATGGAGTAGAAGTTCGCTCCCGCCTCGTTCGCGACGGCCTTGGCGATGAGCGTCTTGCCGGTCCCCGGCGGACCGT
Proteins encoded in this window:
- a CDS encoding CDC48 family AAA ATPase — its product is MSERIVLKVAEAPQSDVGLGRARVDTKTRVALGVDVGEIIQIIGKKSTAAKLFRVMQEDEGKSIIRIDGLVRRNVGVSLGDKVEVRKAEVLPAERITIAPIISEGHKISFGQGIENFVKRGLLKRPLNKGDVVIVPGIALMGGALPFMVISTAPKGIVQIQDDTIIEMKEEPVREGEVLTPTVTYEDIGGLKEELMKVREMIELPLKHAELFERLGIDPPKGVLLYGPPGTGKTLIAKAVANEAGANFYSIQGPEIMSKYYGQSEERLREKFEEAQKNAPSVLFIDELDSIAPKREEVTGEVERRVVAQLLTLMDGLSGRGQVIVIGATNRDEAIDPALRRPGRFDREIEIGVPDRMGRKEVLQIHTRGMPIEGAEDDRDRLLSELADVCHGFVGADLAALAREAAMKTLRRYLPDIDLDKPIPAETLEKMRVTSEDFKLALKEVEPSAMREVLVEVPRINWSDVGGLEDVKTKLREAVEMPLKDPEAFKRMGIRPPRGILLYGPPGSGKTLLAKAVATESEANFISIKGPEVMSKWVGESEKAVRMIFKKAKQVAPCIIFLDELDAIAHVRGFDSDSGVSERVVNQLLTSMDGLESLEGVVVIGATNRPDRLDPAMLRTGRFDRIVLVPTPNREARLAILKVHTRTMPLDGVDLEELAVDLDGYSGADIEGLCREAAMIALRESKQASRVSTAHFQEAGKVVRPSIDADTIKFYEEFDKRFKKGVERKREESVLYR